ctttttttttttgaaactcctATAAATATTAAcgttcataacaaaaaaaaatagaataaaaccGTCCGAGTTTagcaaaactttttcttttgggACAGTACTGATAATTCTCTATACATGCATATACGTGTTATTTTTCTTCGGTCTGTTCTTTTAGTTTTGAATTATAGCCACTGATTTTAACTGTACATTTTCTCTTTTGGGTAGCTAAACAGAGTTGTTACTGGACCCAAATAGACTGGACGTCTTGATGAGTGAGTATCAGGATCCAGCTTTTCAGTGTTGCACAAGCACCACTATGATGGTAAGTTGGCTAGATATGCCTCGTGTTGTCCTGCAGTTAGTAACATGGTGAAACCTCATTAGGTCACTGATCAACACAGAGAGGATTCAGGTTTGATACATAATATCTTCTCATCCTATTGAGTACTGACTTCCGGTTCCAAGTAACTTccattcttttcatctatatatattataccgtaataaaaattcataatttaGTTTAAAGTTACAAACTGTATAACATTAAGGAAAAAAGGTAAGCGATTCCATTAAGCTTAGCAGGACTAACACTTATTACATATTGCCATGTTGTCCTCTTGTTTCTctcatttatttactttttaaaataatttaaacgaaTGCTAACACATATGACAGTATTTGTAATCTTAAGTAACGTTTGAGATGGGCTAAGATACCAATGCAAGAAGAGGACTGCTATATAGCAAGGTAGGTACGGGTGGTGAAACTTATTATTAGGGTAATTATATCATAAACATTTTGAGTTTTCAGATTCTTAGTAGTTATTGCTTAATTAAGGGCTAATCTTGCTGGTCTTAGATTATTTCAATGTAATTATGTTAACACTGAATTTCTCTAAGATTAATGcgtaaaattttataaactcaCCGGAAACCTTGAGGGAGATATAACTTAAACATTATGTAGTTTGGTCTGTCAGCTTTCCATGTATTTAGTTAAAAGGTCGCACACATAAAATTAGGAAACGACTGGAATGAAAGAGCTACGTCATTATACCTGCTAAGAAACTTActcttaacattttaccaatgTGGTCATTTGTGGGCCTCTCTGAGTTTTTAATAGACGCCAAAAGATGAACTTCTCTAGATACCTCCCCTCTCTATATCCTTAAGTTTTGTTTTCTGAACTCCTCTCATCCATGTCTTTGGCAAGTGTTTTGTAAGCCTCGtcaaacaaaaagagaagaaggttTTTTGGTCAAGTGACCCAATTAGTCTAATTAGATATCACCAACCAAATATAGAgcaaaatgtaaatatatttgtgAAATCTCTATGAACTACTCGCAAACGAATCCAGGAAAAAACTTATGTACCATTAGTAAGGTATGATGAGACTCTCCTTTTTTATTCCATAAGTTAAAATCATAATAATCACGCATTCTGGTAAAAAAGCCAAATAATCACACCCATAAGTTGAAATTAtaataactataaaaaaaatctttctaaGTAACCTTCTGCTGTCAAAAActagttttcatttttcatgATTGTTTCACAGGCCCCACTATGATGGTAAATTGGCTAGATACGCCTCGTGCTCTCCTACGCTTGGTGACATGGTTAGGCCCAATTATAATAGTAACTTTAGATATGCTTCGTGCCTATGCTTAGACATGGTGCAATATCATTTGGTCATTAATCATGGTCGCCTGCAACAACATCAACAATTGCCCCCTAGAAATTCTCTTATATGTACTTAAAGTAATTATTTGATGAGGTTATATGTATGGCCAAAGTCAATGACCAGTTTCGGTCAGCATCAGCATCATCTATACTAATATACTCATAAGCAGGTTGTTACACATCGTTTTCTATGGTTCATCTTCCTCTCACCACCAATATTCCATGAAACTCATCTGTCTCTCTATTACTTTTTCTGTTTATCAAAAAACCCACGCAAGCTCCTCTACCTCTCCATTGTGACCAATAAAGCCTCTAGATATATCTCTCTTAAGAACAATTTTTGCGCCTCATTCTCGATTTTATTGGCTAATCCCCAGTGTACAATTCTCTGTCATTTACCTTGTACACCATATCAACTCGAGCCCATTAGATGAGAgatgatattatatttttttccaacATAGGGCAAACTTACTATTCCTTATATAAGCAGGAGTCTTCAATGtggaaacaaaaacttcaaaaaagacAGTCTAGTAAAACTGATTTACCTTCTGCAGCCCACGCTAAGATTCAAATAGAGCCTTGACAATTCCAAGGATGGATGCATTCAGctacaaaaaaatacatgtgATGTCGTTAATGATCACATTCACCCCGAGACCATAATTCAACTGCAAAGCTAGAAGGAACAGAAATGAATGTAAAGAGCATGATGTACTGTTCTTGGAAACTCACCAGCCCCACTTGTGAGCACCCATGGCAGAGAAAAGTAGCATTAAATTTGTTGTCCTTGCATGTGCGTATTTACTTTCAGCCATGAATCATATATAAAAGTTGTCTTCATCGTAGATTCCACATCCTCCATGTTGTTTCTGTCGCTATTACTGCCCCAAGCCCTCTCATTCCAAATCTGTAAATGTCTCGgggacaaacaaataaaaaaggatAATCTTAATATCAAAAACAGTGATAAGAGGCATCACTAAGACCCGAACAGAACAACCCAAACATGTACTTTTTCATTTGTAAATGAGCCCAAGCGAAACTTCCTATAATACTATAAATCCGGACACTGAAAAACACACTGAAATTCACTCGAAGAGGTAGGAATATGTCATAATTTAGTGAGCtgtaaaaaaatcttaaacagGTATCTCAAAGACAGTAATGataatgatcataaaatttaaaaataagtcaAACTATTCTATTCTAGTGGCCTTTTACAAAATATCAATGCTGTAAGAATACCTCAATCCTAAAGACATTAGACAATATCTAATAACCAAGGAGAGAGGCAACTCTTTTACACTGGTTTCAAGATTAAACAAAACATTACATATGTCAGAAAATCTTGTTAACTAAAGCTGAGATATTCAACAACCTAGTTAGAAGCAAAAGTCAGCAAGTAACCAGCTGTCTCACGACTGATTtacattttgaaagaaaaaaaggaacctGCCAAAATTCTTTGTCTTTGAAAGTGTTATACACATTcattattttcacataatgaaCACCGTTTTGTTCTCACCTTTGCATTGTAATTAGACTATAAGCTTAGTTGAGAACCACTCGTCTTGAAAATCTTAACCGAGTCTAGTCTAACTTTTTGTGATACTATTGTTCCTGTGAGCTATCACAATTCAATTCGAAACTCTGTCGTCATGAAAAAAACAGTGTAATTCAAAAGCTGAAAAGTGATCAGATCAAATTTCTTACAAATGGTGACTGTGTCTTTACTTGTGACTGTGTCTTTACCTGTGAACGACCCAAGGAAGATAAAACATAATATGAAACCTCGAGATTCCCAAGCCGTATGGAATTTGTATCCGATCAATGTGTAAGGAGGAGATGTACACAAGCCAGTTATGTTGCTGTCCATCGATTAGCTAATACCTACAGAGAGAGGTATACGTTACCAACAAACCATATATTAGATTTACCGTATAGATTGACTCTCCTGTCGCAGTTCGCATTGAACTCTTTGATCGAATGAAACCTGAATCCATTTATCTTCTTCGGTGGAGGCTGTAGGTTTTAGTTGATGTAAAAGGCttcatacactacaagaaaacagccgcatactgagggaaaaaatcgtcggtatgtcgtcggaataacgctattccgacgacataccgacgaaaaaagtcctcggaaataactcctcggaaattcatctttcctcggaaatccctcggaaatttccgacggaattccgaggaaatgaatttcctcggaatattccgaggacttttttcgtcggaaattcctcggaatattccgaggaatatgtcgtcggaatattccgagggatacacttcctcggaatatttccaaaattcaaaaaaaaaattataatttttttttaaaattgaaattcaaaaatataaaattaaaattgaaatagaaaacatatttaaaatacaaaaaataataaaatagtttttataaataaaaaaatgttttataaatacaaaattagttttaataaatataaatatttttataaatatgaaatcatctttttacaaatacaaaatagtttttatcaatacaaaaaataataaaatagtgtttataaataaaaaaatgttttataaatacaaaattagctttaataaatataaatatttttatagatatgaaatcatctttttataaatacaaaatagtatttataaatacaaaaaataataaaataatgtttataaatcaaaaaatgttttataaatacaaaattaattttaaaatatgaaatcatcttttataaatccaaaaaacgaatttatatacaaagaacgttttgtatatttaaaaatagtttttataaatacaaaaataaaaaatagtgtttataaatcaaaaaaatgttttataaatacaaaattagttttaataaatataaatattttaataaatatgaaatcatcttttataaatccaaaaatcgaatttatatacaaaaacattttgtaaaatcgaatttatataaacgttttgtaaatacaaaaataataaacaatttataaaaaaagttctaaatcaattcaacacaaccaaatcacaattctaaacctattacacaacaaatcacaatcctacccaatcaccctaacaaaaatctatcaaaaaacttctaaaatcatcaaatctacttaaaaacctaacaaataggacctaagagagtgggataaggtccttacatgatttgtaaaggaatggaaaggattcgccggagagatcgtcgcgagagaaggtggagaacgccggaaggagagagagatcgccggagaggaagaagagagaaatggggaagaagagagaaatggggaagaagatgcggttcgagtttataaaactctgggtctgacggatattttccgtcggaattccctcagtattttcaatttcaattttcgcgaaatatttggcggcttgtttgcccggttaaatgaaaatattccgaggaaattccgacggccacttaaatatccgtcagaatttcctcggaatattttcattaattcgaggaaaaagaatatcatgtgcatgtatttctattaatttatattgttcctcggaatttcctcagaatattccgaggaaataccgaggaactagtgtttggggtttcaaaacatcaattttttttgccgtattttatttcttatacaattgtaatgcataccattgaggattctttgtatagatgagcataaaccatgaaataacaaatttcaaaacgaattgtaagtattccctttaccgttcattaaagtgtataagtgtttctcttatgttgtggggatttcgttcatacaatcggaaaagtgtttattatagggtaatgaacaaatttttgacttcataatgaacgtaatacacttaataagggttatataggtgttattcaaaccgcaaaacgttgttttcggtttaaaaaccctatttcctcggaatttcctcggaatattccgaggaaattccgaggaaacccttttcttcctcagaattctgtcggaatattccgaggaaattctgaggaactagtgtttggggtttcaaaatctcgaatgtttttttataaacagatcgatcgatgtatttatgtccaaaaacgcatcgatcgatcactaagatggaccaaagcataacaatgtgatcgatcgatgagattatcccatcgatcgatcaaggatatcaagtgttcctcggaatttcctcggaatattccgaggaaattctgaggaactagtgtttggggtttcaaaatctcgaatgtttttttataaacggatcgatcgatgtatttatgaccaaaaacgcatcgatcgatcactaagatggaccaaagcgtaacaatgtgatcgatcgatgagattatcccatcgatcgatcaaggatatcaagtgttcctcggaatttcctcggaatattccgaggaaattctgaggaactagtgtttggggtttcaaaatctcgaatgtttttttataaacggatcgatcgatgtatttatgtccaaaaacgcatcgatcgatcactaagatggaccaaagcgtaacaatgtgatcgatcgatgggtatatgtccaaaaacgcatcgatcgatcactagttcgtcggaatttcctcggaatattccgacggattgatgtttcctcggaattccgtcggtatattccgaggaaattccgaggaaacccaaattttgggttttctcggaatttcctcgaaaattcctcggaaaattccgaggatttcattttccgtcggaatgtccgtcagaataccgatgttttcttgtagtgatatagGAAGAGAAACAAATGAGGTGAAACGAAATCATAAAGAAGAGAGTAAATAACATATTGAATCACTTAGAGTGATCGTGGTAACGGTGAATTTCAGAGAGTTGAAACGATGAAGATGAAGTGTAAAGGTCAGAGACGATCAAACTTGGAAGTAAAAGGCTGGGCTATCTCGAAATTTAGAAACCCATATGAATGGCCCGATTTTTTTAAATGGTGGTCAAATAAATGTTTCTGATTGGGTGATTTTCCATGCTGACGTGGATAGTCTTATTAGAGCTCATATCCCTCTTTTGGTATCGTAAGATATCTAAatgtatacaaaaataaatggaTGGTGACAAGGATGAATGCCTAAATTACTAGAACTATGCATGTAAAGTCTTTATTTTCCAAAGCTGGGCCTCCCAACGAATAGTCcaatacaaatttttatttgtcaGCTAAAACTTTCGTATCAACATGTTATCGTGAAAGACAGTGCATGCCGTGTGTGCGTAAAATAAACGGCAGAGCATTTTCTTGCAGAAGATCAAAACATCCTTGTACGCGAAGGCCTAATGGGACATGAACAAGAAGGTTATGGATTGGCTTGGAGCTCCTTTCTAGGAAGGTTATCGTTTGAGTGGGCTCACAAGGTTTGAAAATCTGCCTCTGGGATGTTTCAGCTACTGCCGATGATAAGATTTTGAATGCAATGCATGTGTATGAGTTAAAGGGCGAGTAGCTCCTTTTTTAGGTTTTACAATTTCTCAATACTCATTGTAGCTCCTTTTGTTCATTTCTTGAAatgatatttacatatttagcaaaaaaacaaaagggcGAGTAGCTTTAGGTCCGCCAGAAGGCGTCTACCACTTTTTTAACTGCTGTTAACTTATTTGAGCCAATCTATATATACAACGTTATGGCTGTATGCTATGATTCCTATTGCAAAATCCTAAAttttgagatttatttcaagTGAAAAGAAAAGACTCTACATGACATCAAGATATCTTTTGTTAAGCAATCTGTGATCACATTCTTGTGAGAACATTGCAACCTTACAGTAAGATTGAGGACAACACAGGTCACTCAAAATCTTAGTCACTCTTGTTCTTCATCAAGCAACATGATGCTGAATGGCAAGTAATCTCTACCTTAATACCTAGTCTGGGTATTATTAATCAATAAGATTCAAGAATCCCTAagtatagctttttttttttcattttagttgCATATAAGGTAGGAGACCTCAGGAAGTGAAACTTTTATAATGAAACACCACACCAACACCATTCAGCAGATAAAACAATTGCTACTCGTCATACACAGACATAATATCAATCAACTTAGAAACAAAAGGCAGGACCACAGTTTGTATTAACAAATCATCCTTCTTGCACCGCAAAACTCAACAAGAAAATAATACAATGGAAGGAAAAGAGATCCAAAAAAGCAAAAGGAACCTGAGTGAAACTGATGATGCAGCTGAACTCTACAACTTATTTggaatataaatatgaaatatctATCCAGGTGTAAATAGATGATACAAGCTTGATGGTGGTTCAAGCTGCTTTATGCCCACCTAAAATGaagagcaaacaaaaaaaagcatGAGTCAACGAGTCATACTAATTCTATGAAGCAACagcaaagaaacaaataatgaaGCCCACCAAATGAATCATTGATCGACAAACTATCTCAGAGTTTCACAGttacccaaaaaaaactaaactaaatgGAGAAGAGTCTCTACCTTTTCTCTTATTGGAGGCAGATGCATTGGCACTGCTGTTAAATGATCCGTTTCCATTGCCAACTAAGTTCTGATTAGCCACGCACTGTTGTAACTGATCAAAACCACAACCATCATTGATCGACACACCTCCTTGGCTACTCCCTCCAAACCCATCCTGAAGGCAATAAACCTCATCACCACACTCCACGTTACAAGGATTCATCAACATGtgtgagaaagaaggaacatTAGGTTTCTGGTAAGGAAAAGACCCAATCTCCCCATCAATCCTCCCTCTCAAATCCACAAGCAAGCACTTGAGCCTCGAGACCTCAGCTTCCAAGGCCCCCTGACTCTGCAGCCTCTTCACAAGCTGGTGATTCACAGCCGTTAGCCTAGCAACCTCGTCCTCCAAGGAAGCGGCCttagccttcttcttctctctataCTTTCTAACGGCTTCTCTGTTCCCCAAAGGCCTCTTATTATCTCCCTTCTTCCCGCAGGACTCGGCTGTATCGTCGGTGGAGACCTTCTCGTCGCTGTCCTCTGGGAGGATCTTGGTGTGGACGTGGAAGCAGGTGTGAGTGTGGGCGTTCTCAGGACCCGTGGGGTTACAGGTGTGTGTGTGGGTGCAAGCTGCGTTGGAATCCATGAGAAGCTCGTCGAAGAAAGTATCCATGGAACAGTTTGTAAGAGGTAACCCATTCATGTCGGAAGTTGAAAATACTTCCTGGTTCGAGAACTCGAGCTCGCCGTCTTCCATTGACAGAGCACACCAAGGTCGGTACTTTCTAGCTAAACCAGTGAAACTCTCAAAACTCTGATTTCACAGCAATTCGATCTGTAATTGAGAAGAGAGATTGTAGAAAAGCCCTAAAAATCAATAATACTTTCGGGCTAAACCAGTTAAATCTCCAGCTTCCGAATcgatcaaaaccctaatttcacaaCAATTCGAGCAATTAGATCCAAGAAAACCCCTAAAAATCGACACTTTCTAGCTAAAACCCGTGAAATCTCGAGCTCCCGaatcaatcaaaaccctaatttcacaaCAACCCGAGGTGGAATTCGATCAGTTATTGAGAAGAGAGATAAACCCTAAGATTCCAAAATTGAGATGAGAGTGATGGATGATGATGGGAAGGGGGGAGAGAGAAAGGGGGACCGTTGATTATATAGTAGCTTTTACAATACAGTTGTCATCACTCAAGTGGTCGGCTAAAAGACATGGATGTACGATCGCGATTTCGAGTTGAAAAGagattctctttttctttttttattcttaaaaagtttaattacaaaaatatgaacGTGATTGGCTCAGCATCttctatatttaaataattaagtaGACTTGTATTatcatcattttttatttgtcaaaattatgttatcattataataaatgagaaaatGATTAAGAtaacactaaaaaagtttttgtcataaatatagtctctaaaaataaaaatgactaaaatagcacttaatattttatcaaaagagataaatatacacttatacctcaatggtaaattaatttagacattagggtttagagttaaggtgtgagatttaagatttaggatttagagttcagagtttagggtttagggtttagagtttagggtttagggtttagagttggggagtcggattttgggataagatttcaaattttgaaaaataaaaaaatttaaatttttcaaaagataaaatgttattttggtcattttagtttttgaggctatttttgtgacataaacttagaaatgtgctatttcgGAGATTTGTCCGtaataaattgataatatgGGGATGTAGCAAACAACTTACTTgagaaaacaaaatctatattaataaaatggACTAATCGAGGATCCAGAGAGCGTCCACATCGTTTTAGAGACCCTCTTCGAAAAGAAGCCACCTGACATGACTAATATTATTACCTTATTGCAATAAATCATATTACCATACTACACATTATTACCATATATACGTTATATCATAcgaaaatataagtaaatatacatttaaatatgtaaatatataatataagaattatatatacaataataaataaatacacaatttaaaaatatatataatatacgaaaaataatattaataagtaaatacataataaaaaatatataaaaaatatattaagcattaaaaatttatcttaaaatgtaaatacacaatttaaaaaaaatagaaaagtacattaaaccttaaacatctatcttaaaatgtaaaatattgatattaagtaagcatataatatactaaaataatattaataagtaaatacataatataaaaaaaatctatactaataaaaaggaCTAATCGAGGTTCCAGGGAACGTCCACGTCGTTTTAGAGACCCTCTTCGAAAAGAAACCACGTGGCATAACTAATATTATTACCTTATTACATTAAATCATATTACCATACTACACATTATTAccatatatacgttaaatcatacgatctatactaataaaagagactAATCGAGGCTCCAGGGAGCGTCCACGTCGTTTTAGAGACCCTCTTCAAAAAGAAGCCACGTGGCATGACTAATATTATTACCTTATTACATTAAATCATATTACCATACTACACATtattaccatatatatgttaaatcatacgaaaatataagtaaatatacatttaaatatgtaaatatataatataagaattatatatacaataataagtaaatacacaatttaaaaatatatataatatacgaaaaataatattaataagtaaatacataataaaaagtataaaaaatatattaagcattaaaaatttatcttaaaatgtaaatacacaatttaaaaaaatagaaaaagtacattaaaccttaaacatctatcttaaaatgtaaaatattgatattaagtaagcatataatatactaaaataatattaataagtaaatacataatataaaaatgaaaaaatatacatttaaatatgtaaatatataatataagaattatatatacaataataagtaaatacacaatttaaaaatatatataatatacaaaaagtaatattaataagtaaatacataataaaaaatataaaaaatatattaagcattaaaaatttatcttaaaatgtaaatacacaatttaaaaaaatagaaaaagtatatttaaccttaaacatctatcttaaaatgtaaaatattgatattaagtaagcgtataatatactaaaataatattaataagtaaatacataatataaaaaatgaaaaaattacattaagaactaaacatctatcttaaaatataaaaaaaataaagaatggaaatattacaatagacatctatcttaaaatataaaaattaaatacatataaatatacatttaaatatgtaaatatataatatacaaaaagtaataataagtaagtacatacaaaaatataagtaaatatagatttaaatgcataaatatataatttacaaattatatatacaataataagtaaataatttaaaaaatatataatatacatacatattattaataagtatatacataatataaaaaatataaaaagtacattaatcattaaacatttatcttaaaatgtaaatacacaattaaaaaaattagaaaaagtacattaaaccttaaacatttatcttaaaatgtaaaatatatatattttatgtaaatatataatatacgaaaaataatattgataagtaaatacataatataaaaaatggaaaaggtacgttaagcattaaacatctatcttaaaatgtaaataaaaaaataaaatttaaatgaaaatactacattagacatatattttaaaatgtaaaaattaattatatgtaaatattcatttaaatatgtaaatatattatatacaaaaattaatagtaattaagtacacaatttaaaaaatgaaaatactacattaaaaagTAATATACAATGTAGAAAATGTAAATACTGCATTAGTCAAAATAAAGTTGGTAGATATTAATCTATCAATAATAGGAATCCAAAAGAATGTAAAAGAATTATCGTTTAATTGTAAACAttacattagttttttttatgaaattattaaatttataagaatttaatattttataattaattatctatttttcatattaaaaaccAAGTGTTTTCCATAgacacataaatataaaaatcttttttttcaaaaaaacccATGTGgtacaatataaataaatacacaatataaaaataataagttaatatataatatcagaaacataaatattacataaaacttctatcgtaatattatcatttgatatgaggaaaataaaaatatataataagtaaatattcaatataaaaaatataaatattacattaaatctatcttaatattactatttaatataaaaataaaaaaaataagaataagcaaatataaaatataagaaaaataaacaataaataaatatacaatataagaaatataaatattacaaaaaccATCTGACGTAATAttaaaattagtaaatatacaatattgaaaaaataaataaataaatatataatataagaaatagaaaaagttCATCAAAATCTATCTgcaaaatgtataataaaataaataaatagtgaatattacattaaaatactattataatattatcatttgatataaaagaaagaaaattataataaataatataacatttgaaaatcaatataaaagcaggaaaaaactaaattacacATCGATCTAAAAAAGGTATAGTAAAATAAGTAGTAAgtaaatatgaatataaatattacattaagcatctaaagtaaatataaactaagtaagttaataatataagaaaaaatcac
The window above is part of the Brassica napus cultivar Da-Ae chromosome C3, Da-Ae, whole genome shotgun sequence genome. Proteins encoded here:
- the BNAC03G65600D gene encoding basic leucine zipper 19, which translates into the protein MEDGELEFSNQEVFSTSDMNGLPLTNCSMDTFFDELLMDSNAACTHTHTCNPTGPENAHTHTCFHVHTKILPEDSDEKVSTDDTAESCGKKGDNKRPLGNREAVRKYREKKKAKAASLEDEVARLTAVNHQLVKRLQSQGALEAEVSRLKCLLVDLRGRIDGEIGSFPYQKPNVPSFSHMLMNPCNVECGDEVYCLQDGFGGSSQGGVSINDGCGFDQLQQCVANQNLVGNGNGSFNSSANASASNKRKGGHKAA